A window of Catharus ustulatus isolate bCatUst1 chromosome 25, bCatUst1.pri.v2, whole genome shotgun sequence contains these coding sequences:
- the CDKN1A gene encoding cyclin-dependent kinase inhibitor 1, whose amino-acid sequence MPQSQSRAGPAPCSSKVCRNLFGPVDHEQLQQDFEDKIRQQLEEAQQRWNFNFETETPLEGPFKWERILEAEQPPREVHSLVRAVISSDSRSSLAHRVPPRDRAGRICPEESEQSSRVHKAGSLQGLKRGQTTIKDFYSAKRRIVPARPRP is encoded by the exons CCCCGTGCAGCAGCAAGGTGTGCAGGAACCTCTTTGGCCCCGTGGACCacgagcagctccagcaggactTTGAGGACAAGATAAGGCAACAGCTGGAAGAAGCTCAGCAGCGCTGGAACTTCAACTTTGAGACAGAGACTCCCTTGGAAGGGCCCTTCAAGTGGGAGAGGATCCTGGAGGCTGAGCAGCCGCCCCGGGAGGTTCACAGCCTGGTCAGGGCTGTcatcagcagtgacagcaggagctCCTTGGCCCACAGGGTCCCCCCCAGGGACCGTGCTGGCAGGATTTGCCCCGAGGAGtctgagcagagctccagggtTCACAaggctggctccctgcagggcttgAAGCGTGGGCAGACCACGATCAAAG ATTTCTACAGTGCCAAGAGGAGGATCgtccctgcccggccccggccgtGA